Proteins from one Triticum aestivum cultivar Chinese Spring chromosome 7A, IWGSC CS RefSeq v2.1, whole genome shotgun sequence genomic window:
- the LOC123149424 gene encoding very-long-chain aldehyde decarbonylase GL1-3, translated as MGAPLSSWPWAGLGAYKYVLYGPLVAQVAQAWREQGGAPTDSWCLHLLLLLALRSLTHQLWFSYANMLFFTRRRRVVPDGVDFRQIDAEWDWDNMVIMQTLLGAMAISSPVFPAVSELRAWDPRGWAVALLLHVAVSEPGFRWAHRALHRAPLFSRYHSKHHSSPVTQPLTSAYGTPLESLVLTLAMAAPLAGAFMAGAGSVSLVYGHVLAFDYLRCMGYSNVEVISHRAFRAFPLLRYLIYTPTYLSLHHQEKDSNFCLFMPLFDLLGGTVHPRSWELQKEVDQGKNDRVPDFVFLAHVVDVVSSMHVPFAFRACSSQPWTTRLVLLPLWPVAFCLMVLQVLCSKTFTVSFYCLRGALHQTWTIPRYSFQYFIPPMKDGINRQIELAILRADRMGVKVLSLAALNKNEALNGGGTLFVDRHPDLRVRVVHGNTLTAAVILHEIPGSVKEVFLTGATSKLGRAIALYLCRKKIRVLMLTLSSERFLKIQREAPAEFQQYLVQVTKYHAAKTVKTWLVGKWLSPREQRWAPAGTHFHQFVVPPVIEFRRDCTYGKLAAMRLPKDVQGLGSCEYTMERGVVHACHAGGVVHCLEGWEHHEVGAIDVDRIDVVWKAALRHGLSPP; from the exons atGGGCGCTCCTCTGTCCTCCTGGCCGTGGGCGGGCCTAGGCGCATACAAG TACGTGCTGTACGGGCCGCTGGTGGCGCAGGTGGCGCAGGCGTGGCGGGAGCAGGGCGGCGCGCCGACGGACTCGTGGTGCCTCCACCTGCTCCTGCTGCTGGCGCTCCGGTCGCTGACGCACCAGCTCTGGTTCTCCTACGCCAACATGCTCTtcttcacccgccgccgccgcgtcgtccCGGACGGCGTCGACTTCCGGCAGATCGACGCCGAGTGGGACTG GGATAACATGGTGATCATGCAGACGCTGCTGGGGGCCATGGCGATCAGCAGCCCGGTGTTCCCGGCGGTGAGCGAGCTCCGGGCCTGGGACCCGCGGGGGTGGGCGGTGGCGCTGCTGCTGCACGTCGCCGTCTCGGAGCCCGGGTTCCGGTGGGCCCACCGGGCGCTCCACCGGGCCCCGCTCTTCAGCCGGTACCACTCCAAGCACCACTCGTCGCCGGTCACCCAGCCCCTCACCT CCGCGTACGGCACGCCGCTGGAGAGCCTGGTCCTGACGCTGGCCATGGCGGCGCCGCTCGCCGGCGCGTTCATGGCCGGCGCCGGGTCCGTGAGCCTCGTCTACGGCCACGTCTTGGCCTTCGACTACCTCCGCTGCATGGGGTACAGCAACGTGGAGGTCATCTCCCACAGGGCCTTCCGGGCCTTCCCCCTCCTCCGCTACCTCATCTACACCCCAAC GTACCTGAGCCTGCAccaccaggagaaggactccaACTTCTGCCTCTTCATGCCGCTCTTCGACCTCCTCGGCGGCACCGTGCACCCCAGGTCCTGGGAGCTCCAGAAGGAGGTCGACCAAG GGAAGAACGACCGGGTGCCGGACTTCGTGTTCCTGGCGCACGTGGTGGACGTGGTGTCCTCCATGCACGTGCCGTTCGCGTTCCGGGCGTGCAGCTCGCAGCCGTGGACGACGCGGCTCGTGCTGCTCCCGCTCTGGCCCGTCGCCTTCtgcctcatggtgctccaggtgcTCTGCTCCAAGACCTTCACCGTCAGCTTCTACTGCCTCCGCGGCGCGCTCCACCAGACCTGGACCATCCCGCGCTACAGCTTCCAGTACTTCATCCCGCCCATGAAGGACGGCATCAACCGCCAGATCGAGCTCGCCATCCTCAGGGCGGACCGGATGGGCGTCAAGGTGCTCAGCCTCGCCGCGCTCAACAAGAACGAGGCGCTCAACGGCGGCGGCACGCTCTTCGTCGACCGCCACCCCGACCTCAGGGTCCGGGTCGTGCACGGCAACACGCTCACCGCCGCCGTGATACTCCACGAGATCCCGGGGAGTGTCAAGGAGGTGTTCCTCACCGGCGCCACCTCCAAGCTCGGCCGGGCCATCGCGCTCTACCTCTGCCGGAAGAAGATCAGAGTCCTG ATGCTGACGCTGTCGTCGGAGCGGTTCCTGAAGATCCAGAGGGAGGCGCCGGCGGAGTTCCAGCAGTACCTGGTGCAGGTCACCAAGTACCACGCCGCCAAGACCGTCAAGACGTGGCTGGTGGGGAAGTGGCTGTCGCCGAGGGAGCAGCGGTGGGCGCCGGCGGGCACGCACTTCCACCAGTTCGTGGTGCCGCCGGTGATCGAGTTCCGCCGGGACTGCACCTACGGCAAGCTGGCGGCCATGCGGCTGCCCAAGGACGTGCAGGGGCTCGGGTCGTGCGAGTACACGATGGAGCGCGGGGTGGTGCACGCGTGCCACGCCGGCGGGGTGGTGCACTGCCTGGAGGGGTGGGAGCACCACGAGGTGGGCGCCATCGACGTCGACCGGATCGACGTCGTCTGGAAGGCGGCGCTCAGGCACGGCCTCTCGCCGCCGTAA